Genomic segment of Rhodococcus sp. W8901:
GCACAGCCTGCATGTCACGTGCGACCTGACGCTGGCGTCGCGTGAGCACGCCCGCTTCAAGCAGACCGACGCCGACGTGGGCAGCTTCGACGGCGGCTACGGCAGCGCCTACCTCGCGAAGATGGTGGGCCAGAAGTTCGCCCGCGAGATCTTCTTCCTCGGCGACACCTACACGGCCGAGGAGATGCACCGGATGGGCGCGGTCAACCGGGTCGTCGATCACGACGAGCTCGAGAACGTCGCGATCGAGTGGGGCACCAAGATCAACGGCAAGTCGCCGCAGGCCCAGCGCATGCTCAAGTACGCGTTCAACCTGCAGGACGACGGCCTGGTCGGCCAGCAGCTGTTCGCCGGCGAGGCCACCCGGATGGCGTACATGACCGACGAGGCCGTCGAGGGCCGCGACTCGTTCCTCGAGAAGCGCGACCCGGACTGGTCGCCCTACCCCTGGTACTTCTGAGCCCCAGCGCGCGCTGCCGCTCTGGTTTTCGTCGTGCCGCGTCCCCGATCGGGGGCGCGGCACGCCCGTTTCCGGAGCGGCGCGGGGGTTGGGCCGGGCCGTGATCGGGTGTGCAATGGACAGGTGAGCACCGAGGTCTCGTTCACGGTTGACGGTGTGCGCCTGTCGGGTGCGCTGACCGATCCTGCCGGCGACCTGCCGGTGGTCGTGTTCGCGCACGGCAGCGGCAGCGGACGGTTCAGCCCACGCAATCGGTTCGTCGCCGAGCTGCTGCAGGACGTGGGCCTGGGCACGCTGCTGTTCGACCTGCTCGCCCCGCACGAGGAGGGCGACCGTCGGCTCGTGTTCGACATCCCCCTGCTGTCGTGCCGGCTCATCGAGGTGACCGCGCGGGTGCAGG
This window contains:
- a CDS encoding 1,4-dihydroxy-2-naphthoyl-CoA synthase: MTFNPQLWRPVPGFEDLTDITYHRHVSEGIVRIAFDRPEVRNAFRPHTVDELYRTLDHARMTSDVGCVLLTGNGPSEKDGGWAFCSGGDQRIRGRSGYQYASGETAETVDKARAGRLHILEVQRLIRFMPKVVIALVNGWAAGGGHSLHVTCDLTLASREHARFKQTDADVGSFDGGYGSAYLAKMVGQKFAREIFFLGDTYTAEEMHRMGAVNRVVDHDELENVAIEWGTKINGKSPQAQRMLKYAFNLQDDGLVGQQLFAGEATRMAYMTDEAVEGRDSFLEKRDPDWSPYPWYF